From a single Mesorhizobium shangrilense genomic region:
- a CDS encoding branched-chain amino acid ABC transporter permease has translation MTMIFGIPVQALLGQLLVGLINGSFYAMLSLGLAIIFGLLRIINFAHGAQYMLGAFVGYLLLVHLGIGYWPALILVPLVVGLFGMVVERLALSRLYDLDPLYGLLFTFGLALVIEGVFRYFYGVSGNPYSVPPLLAGGTNLGFMFLPNYRGWVVVASLIVCFGTWALVEKTRLGSYLRAATENPRLVQAFGVNVPLLLTLTYGLGSALAGLAGILAAPVYQVSPLMGSDLIIVVFAVVVVGGMGSILGAIVTGYMLGLAEGLTKVFYPEASNLVIFVIMAIVLLVRPAGLFGRDA, from the coding sequence ATGACGATGATCTTCGGAATCCCCGTCCAGGCACTTCTCGGCCAGTTGCTGGTCGGCCTCATCAACGGCTCGTTCTACGCCATGCTGAGCCTGGGGCTCGCCATCATATTCGGCCTGCTGCGCATCATCAATTTCGCCCATGGCGCGCAATACATGCTCGGCGCCTTCGTCGGCTACCTGCTGCTCGTTCACCTCGGCATCGGCTACTGGCCGGCCCTGATCCTCGTGCCGCTGGTCGTCGGGCTCTTCGGCATGGTGGTCGAACGGCTGGCGCTGTCCAGGCTCTACGACCTCGATCCGCTCTATGGCCTGCTCTTCACCTTTGGCCTCGCCTTGGTCATCGAGGGCGTCTTTCGTTACTTTTACGGCGTCTCGGGCAATCCCTATTCCGTGCCGCCGCTGCTGGCCGGCGGCACCAATCTCGGCTTCATGTTCCTGCCCAATTATCGCGGCTGGGTGGTGGTGGCGTCGCTCATCGTCTGCTTCGGAACCTGGGCGCTGGTCGAGAAGACGCGGCTTGGCTCTTATCTGCGCGCGGCGACGGAAAATCCCCGCCTGGTGCAAGCATTCGGTGTCAACGTGCCGCTGCTGCTCACCCTGACCTATGGGCTGGGTTCGGCGCTCGCCGGGCTGGCCGGCATCCTGGCCGCGCCCGTCTACCAGGTCAGCCCGCTGATGGGATCGGACCTCATCATCGTCGTCTTCGCCGTGGTCGTCGTCGGCGGCATGGGGTCGATCCTCGGCGCGATCGTCACCGGCTATATGCTGGGCCTCGCAGAAGGGCTGACCAAGGTGTTCTATCCGGAGGCCTCCAACCTGGTGATCTTCGTCATCATGGCGATCGTGCTTCTGGTAAGGCCGGCCGGCCTGTTTGGAAGGGATGCCTGA
- a CDS encoding SRPBCC family protein — MSNNSFTTTFTVDQTPETVFAAINNVRGWWSQDIEGKTDRAGEAFDYHYRDSHRCRIKVTEHVPGKRVAWHVLDNYFSFIDDKTEWIGTDIIFDISRKSGGTEIRFTHQGLVPDYECYDACSDGWSTFINGSLRSLIASGKGTPLSGTP; from the coding sequence ATGTCCAACAACAGCTTCACCACCACCTTCACGGTGGACCAGACTCCGGAAACAGTTTTCGCCGCCATCAACAATGTTCGCGGATGGTGGTCGCAGGATATCGAAGGCAAAACCGACAGGGCAGGCGAGGCGTTCGATTATCACTACAGGGATAGCCATCGCTGCCGGATCAAAGTGACAGAGCACGTGCCTGGCAAGAGGGTCGCCTGGCACGTCCTCGACAACTATTTCAGCTTCATCGACGACAAGACCGAGTGGATCGGCACGGACATCATCTTCGATATCTCCAGAAAGAGCGGAGGGACCGAGATCCGCTTCACGCATCAGGGTCTTGTTCCCGACTATGAGTGCTATGATGCCTGCTCGGACGGATGGAGCACCTTCATCAACGGCAGTTTGCGCAGCCTGATTGCGAGCGGCAAGGGCACCCCACTGTCGGGGACCCCATGA
- a CDS encoding ABC transporter ATP-binding protein has translation MPASAEPRVVLSARGLKRDFGGFIAVNNVDLDVHHGRIQALIGPNGAGKTTVFNLLTKFLQPSSGRIELLGRDITRSPPAKVARMGLVRSFQISAVFPHLSVLDNVRVALQRPSGLGVQFWRSLSALDRLTPRAEELLRSVGLDDARNRSAGDLSYGRKRVLEIATTLALDPKVLLLDEPMAGMGHEDVGMVSDLIRSVARDRAVLMVEHNLTVVADLCDWITVLQRGEILAAGDYQTVSSDERVKVAYMGTDHG, from the coding sequence ATGCCCGCAAGCGCGGAACCACGGGTGGTGCTCTCCGCCCGTGGACTCAAGCGCGACTTCGGCGGCTTCATCGCGGTCAACAATGTCGACCTCGATGTCCACCACGGCAGGATCCAGGCGCTGATCGGCCCCAATGGCGCGGGCAAGACCACTGTCTTCAACCTGCTCACCAAGTTCCTGCAGCCATCGAGCGGCAGGATCGAACTGCTCGGACGCGACATCACCCGCAGCCCGCCCGCCAAGGTGGCGCGCATGGGGCTGGTGCGATCGTTCCAGATATCGGCTGTGTTCCCGCATCTCAGCGTGCTCGACAATGTGCGCGTCGCGCTGCAGCGTCCCAGCGGCCTCGGCGTCCAGTTCTGGCGTTCGCTGTCGGCGCTCGACAGGCTGACGCCGCGCGCCGAGGAGTTGCTGCGGTCGGTCGGCCTCGACGATGCCAGGAACCGCTCGGCCGGCGACCTTTCCTATGGCCGTAAGCGCGTGCTCGAGATCGCCACGACGCTGGCGCTCGATCCCAAGGTGCTGCTGCTCGACGAGCCTATGGCCGGCATGGGCCACGAGGATGTCGGCATGGTTTCCGACCTCATCCGTTCCGTCGCCAGGGATCGCGCCGTGCTGATGGTCGAGCACAATCTGACGGTCGTGGCCGATCTCTGCGACTGGATCACGGTCCTGCAGCGCGGCGAGATCCTCGCCGCCGGCGACTACCAGACGGTCAGTTCAGACGAGCGCGTCAAGGTGGCCTATATGGGGACCGATCATGGCTGA
- a CDS encoding Vgb family protein produces the protein MKHSAAEILREYPFPEAETVAGVSFDGKNVWFAAGDRLNAFDPETGKTLRSIDVAAHAGTAYDGRHFYQIAGDLIQKIDPDTGKVLSTIPSPGGGRDSGMTWAEGKLWVGQYRERKIHQIDPETGAILRTIESNRFVTGVTWVDGELWHATWESEQSDLRRVDPQTGKVLETLDMPAGMGISGLESDGGDRLFCGSGNARVIRAVRRPR, from the coding sequence ATGAAACATTCAGCGGCCGAAATCCTGCGCGAGTACCCCTTTCCGGAGGCGGAGACTGTCGCCGGTGTGAGCTTCGACGGAAAAAACGTCTGGTTCGCCGCGGGCGACAGGCTGAACGCCTTCGACCCTGAGACCGGAAAGACGCTGCGCTCGATCGATGTCGCCGCCCATGCCGGCACGGCTTATGACGGCCGGCATTTCTACCAGATCGCAGGGGATCTGATCCAGAAGATCGACCCCGACACCGGCAAGGTGCTGTCCACCATCCCCTCTCCCGGCGGCGGCCGCGATTCCGGCATGACCTGGGCTGAAGGCAAGCTGTGGGTCGGGCAATACAGGGAGCGCAAGATCCATCAGATCGATCCCGAGACCGGGGCGATCCTGCGCACCATCGAATCCAACCGCTTCGTCACCGGCGTGACATGGGTCGACGGCGAACTGTGGCACGCTACCTGGGAGAGCGAGCAGAGCGACCTGCGCCGTGTCGACCCGCAGACGGGAAAGGTCCTGGAGACGCTGGACATGCCGGCTGGCATGGGCATTTCCGGGCTGGAATCCGATGGCGGCGACCGCCTCTTCTGCGGCAGCGGCAATGCCCGCGTCATCCGCGCGGTGCGGCGGCCGAGATGA
- a CDS encoding helix-turn-helix domain-containing protein: MDSLITAAALALAAGDPLGALDRVALREDAPALALRGIAMAQLGEFDRAKALLRRAARAFGPKEAVARARCVVAEAEIALVSRDLGWPAKTLDSARATLEKHGDRLNAAHAGHLKVRRLLLIGRLDEAEQVLAELDPAPLPPAARAAHELAVAGIAMRRLKTRTARTALEWARHAARQAGIPGLMAEVDTALLALDTPAARLIAQGEERPLLLAEVEALQASPALVVDTFRYAVRRQEATVSLATRPVLFALVRALAEAWPGDVSRATLIAQAFGGKHADESHRARLRVEIGRLRAELRTLADINATSRGFALAPHQPGAVAVLARPIEVRHASVLALLADGEAWASSALALALGAGQRSVQRALEQLVESGKVQSFGHGRARRWMTPPVAGFTTTLLLPAPLPNG; encoded by the coding sequence ATGGACTCGCTGATCACGGCGGCGGCGCTGGCACTGGCCGCGGGTGATCCGCTCGGCGCGCTCGACCGCGTGGCGCTGCGCGAGGACGCGCCGGCGTTGGCGTTGCGCGGCATTGCCATGGCGCAGCTTGGCGAGTTCGACCGTGCCAAGGCGTTGCTGCGGCGGGCCGCCCGCGCCTTCGGCCCCAAGGAAGCGGTGGCGCGCGCCCGATGCGTGGTCGCCGAGGCCGAGATCGCGCTGGTCTCGCGTGACCTCGGCTGGCCGGCCAAGACGCTCGACTCGGCGCGCGCAACGCTGGAAAAGCATGGCGACCGGCTGAACGCCGCCCATGCGGGTCACCTCAAGGTGCGGCGCCTGCTGCTGATCGGCCGCCTCGACGAGGCCGAGCAGGTGCTGGCGGAACTCGATCCGGCGCCGCTGCCGCCAGCGGCGCGGGCCGCGCACGAGCTGGCTGTCGCCGGCATCGCGATGCGGCGCCTCAAGACCAGAACCGCGCGCACGGCGCTGGAATGGGCGCGCCACGCCGCCCGCCAGGCCGGCATTCCCGGCCTCATGGCTGAAGTCGACACCGCCCTCCTGGCGTTGGACACGCCGGCGGCGCGGCTGATCGCACAGGGCGAGGAACGCCCGCTGCTGCTGGCCGAGGTCGAGGCGCTGCAGGCCTCGCCGGCGCTGGTGGTCGACACATTTCGTTATGCCGTGCGCAGGCAGGAAGCGACGGTCTCGCTGGCAACGCGCCCGGTGCTGTTTGCCCTGGTGCGCGCACTCGCCGAGGCGTGGCCGGGGGATGTGTCGAGGGCGACGCTGATCGCACAAGCCTTCGGCGGCAAGCATGCCGATGAATCGCACCGCGCGCGGCTGCGCGTCGAGATCGGCCGGCTGCGCGCCGAGTTGCGGACGCTGGCCGACATCAATGCCACCAGCCGGGGCTTTGCGCTGGCGCCCCATCAGCCCGGCGCGGTGGCGGTGCTGGCGCGGCCGATCGAGGTGCGGCACGCTTCGGTGCTGGCTTTGCTGGCCGATGGCGAAGCCTGGGCGAGTTCGGCGCTGGCACTGGCGCTCGGCGCTGGCCAGCGCAGCGTGCAGCGCGCGCTGGAACAGCTTGTGGAGTCCGGCAAGGTGCAGTCTTTCGGGCACGGGCGGGCGCGCCGCTGGATGACGCCGCCGGTGGCTGGATTCACGACGACCTTGTTACTCCCCGCACCGCTGCCAAATGGCTAA
- a CDS encoding endonuclease domain-containing protein produces MPHTPLPPQNRANARSMRKVMTDAELKLWNELRAHRLMGLGFRKQFPIAGYIVDFACPEKKLVVEVDGSQHGDEDLAVADALRTKRLEQDGWTVLRFWNDDVVHDIGNVCQHIVIVAGLAGTD; encoded by the coding sequence ATGCCCCATACCCCATTGCCCCCACAGAACCGCGCAAACGCACGATCGATGCGCAAGGTGATGACCGACGCCGAACTGAAACTCTGGAACGAGCTTCGCGCGCACAGGCTGATGGGGCTGGGATTTCGAAAGCAGTTTCCGATCGCTGGCTACATTGTCGATTTTGCCTGCCCGGAGAAGAAGCTCGTCGTTGAAGTCGACGGGTCGCAGCATGGCGATGAGGATCTTGCTGTGGCCGACGCGCTCAGGACGAAGCGTCTGGAACAGGATGGATGGACCGTGCTGCGGTTCTGGAACGACGATGTTGTCCATGACATCGGGAATGTCTGCCAACATATTGTCATCGTGGCAGGTTTGGCCGGCACGGACTGA
- a CDS encoding DUF899 domain-containing protein, translating to MNKHVAMKTPPIVSRQAWEAAQQELLVKEKATLRARDALAAERRRMPWMEVDKAYVFDGPNGKTSLIDLFEGRRQLIVYRAFFEPGVYGWPDHACRGCSLGADQVGHLAHLNARDTTLAYASRAPQADIVRLKKRMGWEMPWYTITDSFDKDFGVDEWHGHNVFFRDGDRVFRTYFINNRGDEVMGTVWSYLDVTPLGRQEVWEDSPEGYPQTQTYKWWNWHDNYDEGAAADKRWVEVSDAGEAAFREKSGQ from the coding sequence ATGAACAAGCATGTAGCCATGAAGACACCACCGATCGTTTCCCGGCAGGCGTGGGAGGCAGCGCAGCAAGAGCTGCTGGTGAAGGAGAAGGCCACGCTGCGCGCCAGGGACGCGCTGGCCGCCGAGCGCCGGCGGATGCCGTGGATGGAAGTGGACAAGGCCTATGTGTTCGACGGCCCGAACGGCAAGACGAGCCTTATCGACCTGTTCGAAGGCCGCCGCCAGCTGATCGTCTACCGCGCCTTCTTCGAGCCGGGCGTCTACGGCTGGCCTGATCATGCCTGCCGTGGCTGCTCGCTGGGCGCCGACCAGGTCGGCCATCTCGCCCATCTCAACGCCCGCGACACCACGCTGGCCTACGCTTCGCGCGCGCCGCAGGCCGACATTGTCAGGCTGAAGAAGCGGATGGGCTGGGAGATGCCCTGGTACACCATCACCGACAGCTTCGACAAAGACTTCGGCGTCGACGAATGGCACGGCCACAACGTGTTCTTCCGCGACGGCGACCGGGTGTTCCGCACCTATTTCATCAACAACCGTGGCGACGAGGTCATGGGCACCGTCTGGAGCTATCTCGACGTAACTCCACTCGGCCGCCAGGAGGTCTGGGAGGATTCGCCCGAAGGCTATCCGCAGACCCAGACCTACAAGTGGTGGAACTGGCACGACAATTACGATGAAGGTGCCGCGGCGGACAAGAGATGGGTCGAGGTGTCGGATGCGGGAGAGGCCGCGTTCAGGGAGAAGAGCGGCCAGTAA
- a CDS encoding ABC transporter ATP-binding protein, which yields MAEAPLLTVRDLNAWYGEGHALHGVNLDVFEGETVTLIGRNGVGKTTTLRAIMGLIRKRTGTISFAGKDLMRLPLHKTAHAGIGFVPEERGIFATLTVDENLILPPVVAKGGMSVAEIFDLFPNLKERRNSPGTKLSGGEQQMLAIARMLRTGVKLLLLDEPTEGLAPVIVQRIGDLLATLKKRGMTILLVEQNFRFASRVADRFYLMEHGKVVGEFPVGELSSHMTQLHEVLGV from the coding sequence ATGGCTGAGGCCCCTCTCCTCACTGTGCGCGATCTCAACGCCTGGTATGGCGAAGGCCATGCGCTGCATGGCGTCAACCTCGATGTCTTCGAGGGCGAGACGGTCACGCTCATCGGCCGCAACGGCGTCGGCAAGACCACCACACTGCGCGCCATCATGGGGCTGATCCGCAAGCGCACCGGGACGATCAGCTTCGCCGGAAAGGATCTGATGCGGCTGCCGCTGCACAAGACCGCCCATGCCGGCATCGGCTTCGTGCCGGAGGAGCGCGGCATCTTCGCCACGCTGACCGTCGACGAGAACCTGATCCTGCCGCCGGTCGTCGCCAAGGGCGGCATGAGCGTCGCGGAGATATTCGACCTGTTCCCCAACCTGAAAGAGCGCCGCAACAGCCCGGGCACGAAACTGTCCGGCGGCGAACAGCAGATGCTGGCGATCGCCCGCATGCTGCGCACCGGGGTCAAGCTTTTGCTGCTCGACGAGCCGACCGAGGGCCTGGCGCCCGTCATCGTCCAGCGCATCGGCGACCTGCTGGCAACCCTGAAGAAACGCGGCATGACGATCCTGCTCGTCGAGCAGAATTTCCGCTTCGCCAGCCGCGTCGCTGATCGCTTCTACCTGATGGAACACGGCAAGGTGGTGGGCGAATTCCCGGTCGGCGAATTGTCGTCGCATATGACGCAACTGCACGAGGTGCTGGGGGTATGA
- a CDS encoding branched-chain amino acid ABC transporter permease translates to MTTVTPHDAATKTAARLEWALVALGILALLAAPFFVYPIFLMKMLCFALFACAFNLLLGYTGLLSFGHATFFGGAAYFCAHSIKVWGWPPEAGILLGVVGAATLGLVMGFFAIRRQGIYFAMITLALAQMFYFFCVQAPFTEGEDGIQGVPRGHLFGVIDLNDPLNIYYVVLAIVLIGVFAIWRIVNSPFGMILRSIRENENRAISLGYSVANYKLAAFVMSAALAGLAGALKAIVFQFATLTDVTWQMSGEVILMTLLGGIGTMVGPIIGAGLVVGLENTLATSGFPVTIATGLIFMICVLVFRRGIVGEVYARVFGSKDGA, encoded by the coding sequence ATGACGACAGTCACGCCCCACGATGCCGCCACCAAAACCGCCGCACGGCTCGAATGGGCGCTGGTGGCGCTGGGCATACTGGCGCTGCTGGCGGCGCCTTTCTTCGTCTACCCGATCTTCCTGATGAAGATGCTGTGCTTCGCGCTGTTCGCCTGCGCCTTCAACCTCTTGCTTGGCTATACCGGCCTGCTCTCCTTCGGCCATGCCACCTTCTTTGGCGGCGCCGCCTATTTCTGCGCCCATTCGATAAAAGTGTGGGGCTGGCCGCCGGAAGCCGGCATCCTGCTCGGCGTGGTGGGCGCCGCAACGCTCGGCCTCGTCATGGGCTTCTTCGCCATTCGCCGGCAGGGCATCTATTTCGCCATGATCACGCTGGCGCTGGCGCAGATGTTCTATTTTTTCTGCGTCCAGGCGCCCTTCACCGAAGGCGAGGACGGCATCCAGGGCGTACCGCGCGGCCACCTCTTCGGCGTCATCGACCTCAATGATCCCCTGAACATCTATTATGTTGTGCTGGCGATCGTCCTTATCGGCGTCTTCGCCATCTGGCGCATCGTCAACTCGCCCTTCGGCATGATCCTGCGCTCGATCCGCGAGAACGAGAACCGCGCGATATCGCTCGGCTATTCCGTCGCCAACTACAAGCTGGCCGCCTTCGTCATGTCGGCCGCACTAGCCGGCCTCGCCGGCGCGCTCAAGGCCATCGTCTTCCAGTTCGCGACGCTCACCGACGTTACCTGGCAGATGTCGGGAGAGGTCATCCTGATGACCCTGCTCGGCGGCATCGGCACCATGGTCGGTCCCATCATCGGCGCCGGCCTCGTGGTCGGCCTGGAAAACACGCTGGCGACCTCCGGCTTCCCGGTGACCATCGCCACCGGACTGATCTTCATGATCTGCGTGCTCGTCTTCCGGCGCGGCATCGTCGGGGAAGTATACGCACGGGTTTTCGGCTCGAAGGATGGCGCTTAG
- a CDS encoding MFS transporter, producing the protein MSLSYRWVIVAAGAVMTCVALGAMFSLAIFLEPMALDTNWSRAGISSAMTLNFLVMGVGGFVWGAIYDRFGARPVVMIGAVMLGLALVLASRAGSLLSFQLTYGVLVGLAASSFFAPMIALTTGWFDTNRGLAVSLVSAGMGVAPMTISPFARWLISAYDWRTAMFDIGVMAWVLLIPVVFLVRQPPKPVMNATGPEPVAEGSGMSVGQALRSPQFIVLGLTFFACCAAHSGPIFHMVSYAMLCGVAPMAAVSIYSVEGLAGLGGRLLYGVLADRLGVKPVLIAGLAIQAVVIAAYLAVSQLEHFYMLAVIFGATYGGVMPLYAVLAREYFGQRILGSVFGAATMLSSLGMAFGPLAGGMVFDAYASYSWLFIGSAIIGLGAAGIAIAFPPLPRRELQPA; encoded by the coding sequence ATGAGCCTTTCCTATCGTTGGGTCATCGTCGCCGCCGGCGCCGTGATGACCTGTGTCGCGCTGGGCGCGATGTTTTCGTTGGCGATCTTCCTCGAACCGATGGCACTCGACACCAACTGGTCGCGCGCCGGCATTTCGAGCGCCATGACGCTGAATTTCCTGGTGATGGGCGTCGGCGGCTTCGTCTGGGGCGCCATTTACGACCGCTTTGGCGCGCGCCCCGTCGTCATGATCGGCGCGGTCATGCTCGGGCTGGCGCTGGTGCTGGCCAGCCGGGCCGGCTCGCTGCTGTCGTTCCAGCTCACCTATGGCGTGCTGGTCGGTCTTGCCGCCAGCTCCTTCTTCGCGCCGATGATTGCGCTGACCACCGGCTGGTTCGACACCAACCGCGGCCTTGCCGTGTCGCTGGTTTCCGCCGGCATGGGCGTGGCGCCGATGACCATCTCGCCTTTCGCGCGCTGGCTGATCTCGGCCTATGACTGGCGCACCGCCATGTTCGACATCGGCGTGATGGCCTGGGTGCTGCTGATACCCGTGGTGTTTCTGGTGCGCCAGCCGCCGAAGCCTGTCATGAACGCCACGGGCCCGGAGCCAGTCGCGGAGGGATCGGGCATGTCGGTGGGACAGGCGCTGCGCTCGCCGCAGTTCATCGTGCTCGGCCTCACCTTCTTTGCCTGCTGCGCGGCGCATTCGGGGCCGATCTTCCACATGGTCAGCTATGCCATGCTGTGCGGTGTGGCGCCGATGGCGGCGGTGTCGATCTACAGCGTGGAGGGGCTGGCGGGCCTTGGCGGCCGGCTGCTCTACGGTGTGCTCGCCGACCGGCTTGGCGTGAAGCCGGTGCTGATCGCCGGGCTAGCCATACAGGCCGTGGTGATCGCCGCCTATCTGGCGGTCAGCCAGCTCGAGCATTTCTACATGCTGGCCGTCATCTTCGGCGCCACCTATGGCGGCGTGATGCCGCTCTACGCGGTGCTGGCGCGCGAGTATTTCGGGCAGCGCATCCTCGGTTCGGTGTTCGGTGCGGCGACCATGCTGTCCAGCCTCGGCATGGCTTTCGGGCCGCTCGCCGGCGGCATGGTGTTCGATGCCTATGCCAGCTATTCCTGGCTGTTCATCGGCTCGGCCATCATCGGGCTGGGCGCGGCGGGCATCGCCATCGCCTTCCCGCCGCTGCCGCGCCGGGAACTGCAGCCGGCATAA
- a CDS encoding ABC transporter substrate-binding protein, with the protein MKATYLVSAAFFAATAASASAAGISDGKVKIGILNDQSGVYADFGGKWSVAAAKMAAEDFGGKVLGAPIEIVDADHQNKPDIASNIARQWYDTEQVDAIMELTTSSVALAVQGISKEKKKIDIVTGAAATDLTGKQCSPYGFHWAYDTHSQAVGTGGELVKQGGDSWYFITVDYAFGYSLKEQTAKLVEAAGGKVLGEVRYPLGSTDYSSFLLQAQSSGAKVVGLANAGLDTSNAIKQAAEFGIVAGGQRLAALLFTLAEVHGLGLQAAQGVVLTEGYYWDRDDKSREFADRFFKRTGRMPNMIQAGTYSAVTQYLKAVEKAGTDETEAVAKQLHEMPVNDVFTANGKVQADGSMVHDMYLYQVKKPEESKRDWDYYTYLATIPGDKAFMKAEDSGCPLVTK; encoded by the coding sequence GTGAAAGCGACGTACCTCGTTTCGGCCGCGTTTTTCGCGGCGACCGCGGCCTCGGCATCGGCGGCGGGAATTTCCGATGGCAAGGTGAAGATCGGCATCCTCAACGACCAGTCGGGCGTCTATGCCGATTTCGGCGGCAAATGGTCGGTCGCGGCGGCCAAGATGGCGGCCGAGGATTTCGGCGGCAAGGTGCTGGGCGCGCCGATCGAGATCGTCGACGCCGATCATCAGAACAAGCCGGACATCGCCTCCAACATCGCCCGCCAGTGGTATGACACCGAGCAGGTCGACGCCATCATGGAGCTGACGACATCCTCGGTGGCGCTGGCCGTCCAGGGCATTTCCAAGGAAAAGAAGAAGATCGACATCGTCACCGGCGCCGCCGCGACCGATCTGACCGGCAAGCAATGCTCGCCCTATGGCTTCCACTGGGCCTATGACACGCATTCGCAAGCGGTCGGCACCGGCGGCGAACTCGTGAAGCAGGGCGGCGACAGCTGGTACTTCATCACCGTGGACTACGCCTTCGGCTATTCGTTGAAGGAGCAGACCGCCAAGCTCGTCGAAGCCGCCGGCGGCAAGGTGCTGGGCGAGGTGCGCTATCCCCTGGGTTCCACCGACTATTCCTCCTTCCTGCTGCAGGCGCAGTCGTCCGGCGCCAAGGTCGTCGGCCTCGCCAACGCCGGCCTCGACACCTCCAACGCCATCAAGCAGGCAGCCGAGTTCGGCATCGTCGCCGGCGGCCAGCGGCTTGCGGCCCTGCTGTTCACGCTTGCCGAGGTGCATGGCCTGGGCCTGCAGGCGGCGCAGGGCGTGGTCCTGACCGAAGGCTACTACTGGGACCGCGACGACAAGAGCCGCGAATTCGCCGATCGCTTCTTCAAGCGCACCGGCCGCATGCCCAACATGATCCAGGCCGGCACCTACTCGGCCGTGACGCAGTATCTGAAGGCGGTCGAGAAGGCCGGCACCGACGAGACCGAGGCGGTCGCCAAGCAACTGCATGAGATGCCCGTCAACGATGTCTTCACGGCGAACGGCAAGGTCCAGGCCGACGGCTCCATGGTGCACGACATGTATCTCTATCAGGTCAAGAAGCCCGAAGAGAGCAAGCGGGACTGGGACTACTATACCTATCTGGCGACCATTCCGGGCGACAAGGCCTTCATGAAGGCCGAGGACAGCGGCTGCCCGCTCGTTACCAAGTGA
- a CDS encoding aldo/keto reductase, translating to MPQQLKLNDGATIPQIGLGVWQVDPEVTAKVVGWGIDAGYRLIDTAEGYNNEEGVGEAIRAAGVSRGELFITSKLRNGAHKRDAALKAFDDTMDKLGIDQIDLFLIHWPVPSQDRYVEAWRTLIELKKDGRIKSIGVSNFNRDHLERIIDETGETPVVNQIELHPRLQQRDLRDFHARHDIHTESWSPLGSGRLLSDPTIEAIAKKYGKSVAQAIIRWHLQEGLIVIPKSVHQNRIAANFDVSDFELTAADMSTIRGMDSRDGRTGPDPATAAFLF from the coding sequence ATGCCCCAGCAACTGAAATTGAACGACGGCGCCACCATTCCCCAGATCGGCCTTGGCGTGTGGCAGGTCGATCCCGAGGTGACGGCCAAGGTCGTGGGCTGGGGCATCGACGCCGGCTACCGGCTGATCGACACCGCCGAAGGCTACAACAACGAGGAAGGCGTCGGCGAAGCGATCCGCGCTGCCGGCGTGTCGCGCGGCGAGCTGTTCATCACCTCGAAATTGCGCAACGGCGCCCACAAGCGCGACGCCGCGCTGAAGGCTTTCGACGACACGATGGACAAGCTCGGCATCGACCAGATCGACCTGTTCCTGATCCACTGGCCGGTGCCCAGCCAGGACAGATATGTCGAGGCGTGGAGGACGCTGATCGAACTCAAGAAGGACGGCCGCATCAAGTCGATCGGCGTTTCCAACTTCAACCGCGACCATCTGGAGCGCATCATCGACGAGACCGGCGAGACCCCCGTCGTCAACCAGATCGAGCTGCATCCACGCCTCCAGCAGCGCGACCTCCGGGATTTTCATGCCAGGCATGACATCCACACCGAAAGCTGGAGCCCGCTGGGTTCAGGCCGCCTGCTCTCCGATCCGACCATCGAAGCCATCGCGAAGAAATACGGCAAGTCCGTCGCGCAGGCGATCATCCGCTGGCACCTTCAGGAAGGGCTGATCGTCATTCCGAAGTCCGTCCACCAGAACCGCATCGCCGCCAATTTCGATGTCTCCGATTTCGAGCTGACGGCGGCCGACATGTCGACCATCCGCGGCATGGATTCGCGCGACGGCCGCACCGGCCCGGATCCGGCCACGGCTGCGTTTCTGTTTTGA